The Fortiea contorta PCC 7126 genome has a segment encoding these proteins:
- a CDS encoding clostripain-related cysteine peptidase produces the protein MVASEELIPGDGYNYHKAFEVLQSNPESVTAEQLAASMVTAYNEKYKNNENGWNTLAAIKTSALGGLATALKTFTTATQQATNSDWNLINQARADSTKFKSKFLHDLGNFASNLVSANGLTSSIQTAAGQVIQAIQGSVLVQTEASKAKTTGLSIFLPNNAEEYKDYTDPETEKYFQNHAAFAENDRPSPSDYAV, from the coding sequence TTGGTAGCTTCAGAAGAATTAATTCCTGGTGATGGTTACAACTACCACAAAGCATTTGAGGTGCTGCAAAGTAACCCTGAATCAGTGACTGCAGAACAACTCGCTGCATCAATGGTCACAGCTTACAATGAAAAATACAAGAATAATGAGAATGGTTGGAATACTCTTGCTGCAATTAAAACCAGTGCGCTTGGTGGTTTAGCTACTGCCCTCAAAACCTTTACTACGGCTACTCAACAAGCAACTAATAGTGATTGGAATCTAATTAATCAAGCTAGAGCAGATTCGACAAAGTTTAAGAGTAAGTTTCTGCACGATCTGGGCAATTTTGCCAGTAACCTAGTATCAGCAAATGGTCTGACCTCTTCTATCCAGACTGCTGCTGGGCAAGTTATTCAAGCAATACAAGGGTCTGTTTTAGTTCAAACTGAGGCTTCTAAAGCCAAAACAACAGGGCTATCAATTTTTTTACCGAATAATGCAGAGGAATATAAGGATTACACAGATCCAGAAACAGAGAAATATTTCCAGAATCATGCAGCATTTGCAGAAAACGATCGCCCTTCACCCTCTGACTACGCTGTTTGA